In one Anaerohalosphaeraceae bacterium genomic region, the following are encoded:
- a CDS encoding formate--tetrahydrofolate ligase: protein MMSTLDPRVMPDWQIAEAAEENMKPLYQLARDLGLAYGELLPMGEKLAKLDYKKILERLRFAPNARYIDVTAITPTPLGEGKTTTTIGLVQGLGKLGKRVVGTIRQPSGGPTFNIKGTAAGGGLSQCIPLVPFSFRLTGDIECVTNAHNLAMVALTARMQHERNYDDERLAKIGLRRLNIDPENVQWKWAIDFCAQALRNITIGKGGKMDGVQMESGFQISVSSEVMAILAVAKGLADMRQRMSKIVMAYDKDGNPITTADLEVDGAMTAWMVEALNPNLLQTIEGQPILVHAGPFANIAIGQSSIIADLVACKLADYVVTESGFGTDIGYEKFWNLKCRMSGLKPHAVVIVATVRALKMHGGGPAVKPGAPLSIEYTREHLELLERGCENLAAHIEIVRKSGIRPIVCINRFKTDTDAELNFVRRFAEDHGAEAAVSDHWLRGGEGALELAEKVAAAAQEERDFDYLYPLEMPHKERIELIATQIYGADGVVFEEKALQKLKKIDEDPLRRQLGTCMVKTHLSLSHDPDLKGRPRGWKLPIRDVMIYEGAGYVVPIAGDIKLLPGTGSDPAFRRIDVNVKTGKIQGLF, encoded by the coding sequence ATGATGAGCACGCTGGACCCGCGAGTGATGCCCGACTGGCAGATTGCCGAAGCCGCCGAAGAAAATATGAAACCCCTTTACCAGCTGGCCCGGGATTTGGGGCTGGCCTACGGCGAATTGCTTCCGATGGGGGAAAAACTGGCTAAACTGGATTATAAAAAGATTCTTGAGCGGCTTCGTTTTGCCCCGAATGCCCGCTACATCGACGTGACGGCCATTACCCCAACCCCCTTAGGCGAAGGAAAGACCACGACTACTATCGGTCTCGTGCAGGGGCTTGGCAAACTGGGCAAACGTGTGGTCGGCACGATTCGCCAGCCCAGCGGCGGCCCGACGTTCAATATCAAGGGTACGGCGGCTGGCGGTGGGCTTTCCCAGTGCATTCCGCTGGTTCCGTTTTCTTTCCGGCTGACCGGCGATATCGAATGTGTCACAAATGCCCACAATTTAGCAATGGTTGCTTTGACGGCCCGGATGCAGCATGAGCGCAATTACGATGACGAACGGCTGGCCAAAATCGGTCTTCGCCGGCTCAATATCGACCCGGAGAATGTGCAGTGGAAGTGGGCGATTGATTTCTGCGCGCAGGCCCTGCGGAACATCACCATCGGAAAAGGCGGCAAAATGGATGGAGTACAGATGGAATCCGGCTTCCAAATCTCCGTCTCCAGCGAGGTGATGGCCATTCTGGCGGTGGCCAAAGGGCTTGCTGATATGCGTCAGCGAATGAGTAAAATTGTGATGGCCTATGACAAAGACGGCAACCCTATCACAACCGCCGACCTGGAGGTGGACGGGGCGATGACGGCCTGGATGGTGGAGGCCCTTAACCCCAACCTGCTGCAGACCATTGAAGGCCAGCCCATTTTGGTTCACGCCGGCCCATTTGCCAATATTGCTATCGGTCAAAGCAGCATCATCGCCGACTTGGTTGCCTGCAAGCTGGCGGATTATGTCGTCACCGAAAGCGGCTTTGGGACCGATATCGGCTACGAAAAGTTCTGGAATCTCAAATGCCGGATGTCAGGCCTGAAGCCCCATGCAGTGGTGATTGTGGCGACGGTTCGTGCCCTGAAAATGCACGGCGGCGGACCGGCCGTCAAACCCGGCGCCCCGCTCAGTATCGAATATACGCGAGAACACCTCGAACTGCTCGAAAGGGGCTGCGAGAATCTGGCCGCCCATATTGAAATTGTCCGCAAGTCCGGTATCCGGCCGATTGTCTGCATCAACCGCTTCAAAACAGATACGGATGCGGAATTGAATTTTGTCCGCCGGTTTGCCGAAGACCACGGGGCTGAGGCGGCTGTTTCTGACCATTGGCTTCGCGGCGGAGAAGGGGCTCTCGAACTGGCGGAAAAGGTCGCCGCCGCCGCACAGGAGGAGCGTGATTTCGATTATTTATATCCCCTCGAGATGCCTCACAAAGAGCGAATCGAACTGATTGCGACGCAGATTTACGGCGCGGATGGAGTGGTGTTTGAAGAAAAAGCCCTTCAAAAATTGAAAAAGATTGATGAGGACCCTCTCCGCCGGCAGCTGGGGACCTGCATGGTCAAGACTCACCTCAGTTTGTCCCACGACCCGGACCTCAAAGGCCGTCCGCGCGGCTGGAAACTGCCGATTCGGGATGTGATGATTTATGAAGGCGCCGGCTACGTTGTTCCGATTGCCGGCGACATCAAACTCCTGCCCGGAACCGGTTCTGATCCTGCCTTCCGACGCATCGATGTCAATGTCAAAACCGGAAAGATTCAGGGTCTGTTTTAG
- a CDS encoding PEP-CTERM sorting domain-containing protein — MKKTILLAALLAMASFASAHFELFEENLSLGQQKDLIHNEADPWKGLITLNVTNTGCQPWGDFHFQIVGAGAFFSEEGTTTNIPGASWIVTPSTVDFYFYGNPIGQGQSASFTVYTNNPNMLSFFTLCVSPTPVPEPATMALLGLGGLALIRRK, encoded by the coding sequence ATGAAAAAGACAATTCTTCTGGCGGCACTTCTTGCAATGGCTTCCTTCGCTTCGGCACACTTTGAGTTATTTGAAGAAAATCTCTCATTAGGACAGCAAAAAGATTTAATTCACAATGAGGCGGACCCCTGGAAAGGACTGATTACACTGAATGTCACAAATACGGGTTGTCAGCCGTGGGGTGATTTCCACTTCCAAATCGTCGGCGCCGGTGCGTTCTTCTCCGAAGAGGGAACCACAACAAATATTCCCGGAGCCAGCTGGATTGTAACGCCGAGCACTGTTGATTTCTACTTCTACGGCAATCCTATCGGCCAGGGCCAGAGCGCCAGTTTCACCGTGTACACAAACAACCCCAATATGCTGTCGTTCTTTACGCTGTGTGTTTCACCGACTCCTGTTCCGGAACCGGCAACAATGGCTCTGCTGGGTCTGGGCGGACTGGCTCTGATTCGCAGAAAATAA
- a CDS encoding lipid-A-disaccharide synthase N-terminal domain-containing protein, whose amino-acid sequence MTKESGSSSVVGLILATLLAWGLFFVRIEYPELKSVHEARVVVTADNMVRSGDWIVPVFNDRIRLEKPPLPYWVVAAARSIAGKMEEPVFRLPSALLGLAGVLMAAVCAAHLFGRRTGLLTALFVSLTLSYLIESRSAEVDIYLTFTVTLSLLVVSIIFWGTERRDWLWLGLGASAALGTLAKGPVVFFFVVPMAAGALWLFPERRPRIGWLLGALLVFAGLSLVWPLLLIQRLGLETVWQVWFSDIHRNVEAGVHSRRPFYFYLTQFPLATFPWSVTALAAFFLPLWKEVRPDRVLRRKTLWLSLTIAAAVVCFSFVGKKKIDYLAPLLPMAGILTAAAWGQFSRNIQQNAPSARANRGLLIGQSVLLILAGLAVAGYAMLDPFRRTVFLLTAGGGLVLGGAVSIWFLLRKELSAVLISQAAGLLVGGYVLFGFLLPREDIRLSPARFCQQLRQVIGDKPVVYFEGRDDTLVYHLRRPIPSLFGSEELLEFLQRHPDGFVMVRGNRLSEARQIAPHIVFFYPQGRKKDILLPDVRASRLDEDDYEAGDESTEIGDYSGLYILTAKDWPSPPVEYPSFEAFVPPWLTMELLWVVFGLAAQTLFFLRFFVQWIASERAGQSVVPVVFWWFSLAGGLMLLVYSIYRRDPVFIFGQSAGVFIYLRNLWLIYKQRLAEVSSEPSLSAEDSEGRISDAKKTPGESN is encoded by the coding sequence ATGACGAAAGAATCTGGGTCTTCTTCTGTTGTTGGGCTTATTCTGGCGACGCTGCTGGCATGGGGCCTCTTTTTCGTTCGGATTGAGTATCCGGAACTGAAGAGCGTTCATGAGGCCCGCGTGGTGGTGACGGCGGACAATATGGTCCGAAGCGGCGATTGGATTGTTCCGGTGTTTAATGACCGGATTCGCCTGGAAAAGCCGCCTCTGCCGTATTGGGTGGTCGCCGCGGCTCGTTCCATAGCCGGAAAAATGGAAGAGCCGGTTTTTCGACTGCCCTCTGCGCTGCTCGGATTGGCCGGCGTGCTGATGGCGGCGGTCTGTGCCGCACATCTGTTCGGCAGACGGACTGGTTTGCTCACGGCACTTTTTGTTTCACTGACGCTTAGTTATCTGATTGAATCCCGCAGCGCCGAAGTGGATATTTATCTTACCTTTACTGTGACCTTGTCGCTGCTGGTTGTTTCCATTATTTTCTGGGGAACCGAACGCCGGGATTGGCTGTGGCTGGGGTTGGGAGCGTCGGCTGCTCTGGGCACCCTGGCCAAAGGCCCGGTGGTGTTCTTTTTTGTGGTGCCGATGGCGGCAGGGGCCCTCTGGCTGTTTCCGGAAAGACGCCCGCGGATTGGGTGGCTGCTGGGGGCTCTGCTTGTTTTTGCAGGGCTTTCTCTTGTTTGGCCGCTTTTGCTGATTCAGCGTCTCGGTCTGGAGACGGTTTGGCAGGTTTGGTTTTCGGATATTCATCGAAATGTGGAAGCCGGCGTACACAGTCGGCGTCCGTTTTATTTTTATCTGACACAGTTTCCGCTGGCAACTTTTCCGTGGTCAGTGACGGCGTTGGCCGCTTTTTTTCTGCCTTTGTGGAAGGAAGTTCGTCCGGACCGGGTTCTGAGGCGAAAAACGCTTTGGCTGAGCCTAACCATAGCAGCGGCCGTAGTTTGTTTTTCCTTTGTGGGGAAAAAGAAGATTGATTATCTGGCGCCGCTGCTGCCGATGGCGGGGATTTTGACGGCAGCGGCCTGGGGGCAATTCAGTCGAAATATTCAGCAGAATGCTCCCTCTGCGAGAGCCAATCGGGGGCTGTTAATTGGCCAGTCCGTTCTTCTCATCTTGGCGGGACTGGCTGTGGCCGGATATGCGATGTTGGATCCTTTTCGGAGGACGGTTTTTCTGCTGACGGCCGGAGGGGGGCTGGTTTTGGGCGGGGCGGTTTCCATTTGGTTTCTTTTGCGAAAAGAGCTGTCGGCGGTTTTGATTTCTCAGGCCGCCGGCCTGCTGGTCGGCGGATATGTGCTTTTTGGTTTTTTGCTTCCGCGAGAAGATATTCGCCTCTCCCCGGCGCGTTTCTGTCAGCAGCTTCGCCAGGTCATCGGGGATAAACCCGTCGTTTATTTTGAAGGGAGGGATGATACCCTTGTTTATCATCTGCGCCGCCCGATTCCGTCTCTTTTCGGGTCGGAAGAGCTTCTGGAGTTTTTGCAGAGACATCCGGACGGATTTGTGATGGTTCGCGGAAACAGACTGTCTGAAGCCCGACAGATTGCCCCTCATATCGTTTTTTTCTACCCTCAGGGAAGAAAGAAGGATATCCTGCTGCCCGATGTACGGGCTTCCCGTTTGGATGAGGATGACTATGAAGCAGGCGACGAGTCAACCGAGATTGGGGATTATTCCGGGCTGTATATCCTGACGGCGAAAGACTGGCCGTCTCCGCCGGTTGAGTATCCGTCGTTTGAGGCCTTTGTTCCCCCTTGGCTGACGATGGAGCTGCTGTGGGTGGTCTTCGGCCTGGCGGCACAGACGCTTTTCTTTCTGCGTTTTTTTGTCCAGTGGATTGCATCCGAAAGGGCGGGTCAGAGTGTCGTGCCGGTTGTGTTCTGGTGGTTCAGTCTGGCCGGCGGTCTGATGCTGCTGGTCTATTCGATTTATCGCCGGGACCCGGTTTTTATTTTTGGTCAATCCGCCGGTGTGTTCATTTACTTGCGAAACCTGTGGCTGATTTATAAGCAGCGTCTGGCGGAGGTTTCTTCAGAACCGAGTCTTTCGGCGGAGGACTCGGAGGGTCGTATTTCGGATGCAAAAAAGACACCCGGGGAGTCAAACTGA
- a CDS encoding glycosyltransferase family 2 protein — MNPVELSLVIPARNEEESVGPLLKRIREVFEKSGLSFEVILVDDGSTDRTLEILKAEQKTTPWLRILKLDGPHGQTAAMWAGFQAVRGRIVATLDADLQNDPAEIPRLMGMLDQADAVCGWRQKRQDPWLRKVSTKIANFVRNKLTDETIHDSACSLKVYKRCCLERLPYFEGMHRFMPTLVKMQGYRVIEVPVSHHPRYAGRAKYGVWNRLFRAFGDLLAVRWMKKRFIRCRAEEITAGS; from the coding sequence ATGAATCCTGTAGAATTGTCGCTGGTGATTCCCGCCCGCAATGAAGAGGAATCGGTCGGGCCGCTGCTGAAGCGGATACGGGAGGTTTTCGAGAAATCCGGTCTTTCCTTTGAGGTGATTCTTGTGGATGACGGAAGCACAGACCGGACACTGGAAATTCTGAAGGCCGAACAGAAGACGACGCCCTGGCTTCGAATTCTCAAACTGGACGGCCCGCACGGCCAGACGGCAGCGATGTGGGCCGGTTTTCAGGCGGTTCGGGGGCGGATTGTTGCAACGCTGGATGCAGACCTTCAAAATGACCCGGCGGAAATCCCCCGTCTGATGGGGATGCTCGACCAAGCCGATGCCGTGTGCGGCTGGCGGCAGAAGCGGCAGGACCCCTGGCTTCGCAAGGTGTCCACAAAAATCGCCAACTTTGTCCGCAACAAGCTGACGGATGAAACCATTCACGACTCGGCCTGTTCGCTGAAGGTTTACAAGCGGTGCTGTCTGGAGCGGCTGCCGTATTTTGAGGGGATGCACCGCTTTATGCCTACGCTGGTCAAGATGCAGGGTTATCGGGTCATTGAGGTGCCTGTTTCACACCATCCCCGGTACGCCGGACGGGCCAAATACGGAGTCTGGAACAGACTCTTTCGGGCGTTTGGAGATTTGCTGGCCGTTCGATGGATGAAAAAGCGGTTCATCCGCTGCCGAGCGGAAGAGATAACGGCCGGTTCCTGA